One part of the Sorangiineae bacterium MSr11954 genome encodes these proteins:
- a CDS encoding Xaa-Pro dipeptidyl-peptidase, whose product MAHLRIRSSIRRVLRIAAVTGTGFLYACSSATETGSSDTSGSPLGVAANGNESTPIYSYANAIHESIWVTTPFDNDGDGQPDKVAVDLIRPREAAEAGVKVPVILEASPYYKGSGRGNESERKAFDANGIITKVPLYYDNYFVPRGYAFVAVDLPGSSRSTGCLDAGGKEEVLGTKAVIDWLNGRATAARADGTPVLADWTTGKVGMIGKSWDGSIANGVAATGVDGLVTIVPQSAISSWYEYTRANGTLRGADYFGFLAAGRNNGRPPGVCDANVAELRKGQDDATGNYNAFFAERDYVPDVSKVKASVFLTHGIDDWIVTTPQFGTWWNALAARGVPRKIWLSQGAHVDPFDIRRAEWVSTLHRWFDYWLQGRDNGIMNEPMASIERTPGNWVNEPTWPTPAARESQLQLAWGKGDTGRLDFVQSKAADSTDPVIDTVVFTDDKALTEADAVSDPSTRKNGRLVFLSRALSRDIRISGRPRVKLTVKVDKPTTEITARLVDYGSATRNINYLAGKGGLVNLTTESCWGESTALDDACYIDMAQDLKKTDLGVLTRGWVDAAHRNSLTSPSPLDPSKWYDITVPLDSEDSVIPAGHVVGLVIAASDFEMTEPQSTGATLSVDLVTSRLYLPIANADESALATATAPHITARAPSPSSDWRRDSRDFAIAPSSGSGRDSRDFAIAPSSDGRPGSRDFAIAPSSGSGPDSRDFAIAPSSDGRPGSRDFAIAPSSDGRPGSRDFAIAPSSGSGPGSRDFAIAPSSGSGPGSRDFAIAPSSDGRPGSRDFAIAPSSDGRRDSRDFAMSSFR is encoded by the coding sequence ATGGCGCATCTTCGAATTCGCTCTTCCATCCGACGTGTCTTACGCATCGCAGCTGTCACCGGTACGGGCTTTCTTTACGCATGCAGCAGCGCGACCGAGACCGGTTCGAGCGACACCTCCGGATCCCCGCTCGGCGTCGCGGCCAATGGCAATGAGAGCACTCCCATTTATTCGTACGCGAATGCCATCCACGAGAGCATTTGGGTCACCACGCCGTTCGACAACGACGGCGATGGACAGCCCGACAAAGTCGCGGTCGATTTGATCCGGCCGCGGGAGGCCGCCGAGGCGGGTGTCAAGGTCCCCGTCATTTTGGAAGCATCGCCCTATTACAAGGGGAGCGGCCGCGGAAACGAGTCCGAGAGGAAGGCCTTCGACGCGAACGGCATCATCACGAAGGTGCCGCTCTACTACGACAATTACTTCGTACCGCGCGGCTACGCCTTCGTCGCGGTCGACCTGCCGGGCAGCAGCCGCTCCACGGGCTGCCTCGACGCCGGCGGCAAAGAAGAGGTCCTCGGCACCAAAGCGGTGATCGACTGGCTCAATGGTCGCGCCACCGCCGCCCGCGCCGACGGCACACCGGTTCTCGCCGATTGGACGACCGGCAAGGTCGGCATGATCGGAAAATCCTGGGACGGGTCCATCGCCAATGGCGTCGCCGCGACGGGGGTCGATGGCTTGGTCACCATCGTGCCGCAGTCCGCCATCTCGAGCTGGTACGAGTACACCCGCGCGAACGGCACCTTGCGCGGCGCCGACTACTTCGGATTCCTCGCGGCCGGCCGAAACAACGGGCGCCCGCCGGGGGTCTGCGACGCGAACGTCGCCGAATTGCGCAAAGGGCAAGACGATGCCACAGGCAACTACAACGCATTCTTCGCCGAGCGCGACTACGTGCCCGACGTCAGCAAGGTCAAAGCGAGCGTCTTCCTCACCCATGGCATCGACGACTGGATCGTGACCACCCCGCAGTTCGGCACCTGGTGGAACGCGCTCGCGGCCCGCGGCGTGCCGCGAAAGATATGGCTCTCGCAGGGTGCGCACGTCGATCCGTTCGACATCCGCCGTGCCGAATGGGTCTCCACCCTGCATCGCTGGTTCGATTATTGGCTGCAAGGCCGCGACAACGGCATCATGAACGAGCCCATGGCCTCCATCGAGCGCACGCCCGGCAACTGGGTGAACGAGCCCACGTGGCCCACGCCGGCGGCCCGCGAATCCCAACTTCAACTCGCCTGGGGAAAGGGCGACACGGGCAGGCTCGACTTCGTCCAGAGCAAGGCGGCCGACAGCACGGATCCGGTCATCGACACCGTCGTCTTCACCGACGACAAAGCGCTCACCGAGGCCGATGCCGTCTCCGATCCCAGCACGAGGAAGAACGGCCGCCTCGTCTTCCTCAGCCGCGCCCTCTCGCGAGACATTCGCATCTCGGGCCGCCCGCGGGTCAAGCTGACGGTCAAGGTCGACAAGCCCACCACCGAAATCACCGCGCGCCTGGTCGATTATGGCAGCGCGACCCGCAACATCAATTATCTCGCGGGCAAGGGTGGACTCGTCAACCTGACCACCGAATCCTGCTGGGGCGAATCGACCGCGCTCGATGACGCGTGCTACATCGATATGGCCCAAGACCTCAAAAAGACGGACTTGGGCGTCCTCACGCGCGGCTGGGTCGACGCCGCGCACCGCAACTCGCTCACGTCCCCATCGCCCCTCGATCCGTCCAAGTGGTACGACATCACCGTGCCGCTCGATTCAGAAGACTCCGTCATCCCCGCGGGCCACGTCGTCGGTCTCGTGATCGCGGCCTCCGACTTCGAAATGACGGAGCCCCAATCCACCGGCGCGACCCTCTCGGTCGATCTCGTCACCAGCCGCCTGTACCTGCCCATCGCCAACGCCGACGAATCCGCGCTCGCCACCGCCACCGCACCGCACATCACGGCGCGCGCCCCCTCGCCGTCCTCCGATTGGCGACGCGACAGCCGCGACTTCGCCATCGCTCCTTCCTCCGGTTCGGGACGCGACAGCCGCGACTTCGCCATCGCGCCTTCTTCGGATGGGCGACCCGGCAGTCGTGACTTCGCCATCGCTCCTTCCTCCGGTTCGGGACCCGACAGTCGTGACTTCGCCATCGCTCCTTCTTCGGATGGGCGACCCGGCAGCCGCGACTTCGCCATCGCTCCTTCTTCGGATGGGCGACCCGGCAGTCGTGACTTCGCCATCGCTCCTTCCTCCGGTTCGGGACCCGGCAGCCGCGACTTCGCCATCGCTCCTTCCTCCGGTTCAGGACCCGGCAGCCGCGACTTCGCCATCGCACCTTCCTCGGATGGGCGCCCCGGCAGCCGCGACTTCGCCATCGCGCCTTCTTCGGATGGGCGACGCGACAGTCGCGACTTCGCCATGTCGTCGTTCCGCTGA